The sequence AGCTGGACAATATTATCGCGTTGGGCACGATAGTTCGACAGCAAGGAAATATACTCATTAACTTTTCCGGTAACAGTATTATCCTTGAAGGAGATCAGCTTCAGCTTGCTTAACAGATCATCGTTCTTTTTAATATTTTGCTTGATGCTGTTAGTAAGCTCCTTATTCCCTGCATCATCCGTTGACAATAGATTTTCTAGTAAAAAAGATTCAATAGCCCGATTATTACCCCGTATTTGTGTTATATAGGAAATTGGGAGCAGGTTCTCATTATAGGTATCCGTTGATCTGCCAGCCATTTTATCTGTTGTGACAATGCCGGTAATCCCTATTGCCAGAAGCATTATAATAACTACTACCATCAGTAGTGCCATTTTGTGTTTCACTTGCAAATTCCTCATGTCTTGATCCCGCCTTCTAGATGACTTTACGCATACACCTAGTATATCGGTGAAAAAGATCGAATACATGACATCAATACTGAGAACATTGTCGAATTATAGAAAATATGTCGTATGAGTCCTGAAACTAACCCTATTAGTGGGTCTTTATTCCTGCTGCAGCAGACCATATTTCTTGCGGAAACGCTGCAGCACCTTGATCCAGCCTCCAGCCAATAGGGATAGAAAGAAAACATTGGATAAAGCATGGGCCAGATCAAAATAAAAGCTGGAAGCATACGCAGCGGCCACAAGGCCCCAGCTAAAGGCATCAGGCAAACTGATAATATACCATATATTCATGATCCAGCCGAACAGAAATCCCCAGATGAAGCCGAAGATTAGCATCCCGGTTCTTGTTCGCATCCACCTGGTATTGCGCAACCAGCCCGCCGTGAGGCCGACCATTCCCCAAGCGAACATCTGCCAGGGCGTCCAGGGGCCTTGACCAAAATAAACATTGGAGACAAGCGCAGCAACTGCCCCAATGATAAATCCTGCCTCCGCTCCGAAAACATAGGCCGAAAGGATTACGATTGCCGACACCGGCTTAACGCTGGGCAAGGCTGCAAAAGGAATCCGGCTGACGGCTGCTACAGCAGATAATACAGCCAACAGTACCAGCTCGCGCGATTCAAGAGCTCTGCGCTCCAATCTTACAAATAGCGGAAACAGCGCTGCAGCAACCATTACCAGACTAAGCAGGATATAATGACGGTCCTTCAGTGCGGCGGTAAGCGCCAGCATCACTACAAATAACGCCAGGGCAATCAGGAGCGGAAAGCGAAATCGGGCCATTGCTTAATTCACATCCTCTATAGTCAATGCTTGCGGCAGCCAATCCCGCACCATGCGGTTTACAGCTGTAGTATAGAAATAATTCGCACTAAAAAAGCTTTCCGGCGCACCTTCCGCCGTAATACCTCCGTCAAAGAGCATCGCACAGCGTGAAGCATATTTGGCTGCAAACTCCACATCATGCGTCACAATGACGATGCTTGCCCCTCGGCTTCGCAAGTGCTGCAGCAGCGAGGCCAAACTTTCCTTTGCCCCAGGATCTAATCCCTTGGTAGGCTCATCCAGCAGCAGGATATCAGGCTTCAGCAGCAATACCATCGCCAGCGCGACCTTCTGCTGCTGTCCACCGCTAATATCCTGCGGATGGCTTCCCCATAGGTCTTGAAGCTGAAAGATATCGGTCAATCCTGCAATTTCATGCTGGGACTCTGCTTCCGTCATCCTGGCATACTGCGCCATATGCTGCAGTTCTTCCAATACCGTGTCCTGGCTGAAATAGAGTAACGGATTCTGCGCCAGATATCCGGCGCTTACTCCTTTGGCGAGCTCTGCCTTGCCTCGCTGTGGCTTCGCAAGGCCGCTGATCACATGCAGCAGTGTGGACTTCCCCGCACCGTTTCCGCCCATGATGGTCAGAAGCTCCCCCCGAAACAGCGATAATGACAGCTTCTTCAGCACCTCCGGTCCATCCTTCTCATACCGGAAGGTAACCTCACGGCAGTTCAGCAGTACCTCTGCTTGTTTGGCAGACGACCGTGATCTTGCGACTCTGGCTGCACCATCGGTGGATTGCCCTGCATTTGCCGCAAATCCAGCAACCTCAGATTCTCCAGCTGCTGTCTCCAATAACTGCCGCTTTTGCAGCCATTGCTTGCCCTCGCGAACGGTCAGCGGAAGAGAACTCAGCTCCGCAGACTCCGCTTCAGGCGAGAGTCGCAGAAACAGGCGGGCTGCCGTAGGCAAATAAGCTAAATGAGACGGAGATAGCTCTTTGCCGATCCTCCGCACCATTTCCCGCGGGCTGCCGTAGGCCTTCAAGGCCCCATCTTCCATTAGCAGGACACGGTCAGCTAAGGGCAGCACCTCTTCCAGCCTATGTTCGCTGATGATTATAGTCATCGACATTTCCTCATTCAAACGCTGTAGAATTCCGATGAATTCCCTTGCAGCCACGGGGTCCAGCTGTGAGGTCGGCTCATCCAGCAGCAGCAGCTTGGGCTGAAGCAGCAGGACGGAGGCCAGATTAAGCAGTTGCTTTTGTCCACCAGAAAGCTCGTGCACCGACTTATATAACAAAGGCTCCAACCCGAACAGTCCGGAAATTTCCGCCAGTCTGCTGCGCATTACGGAAGGTGGATAACCCATATTCTCCATGGAAAAAGCCAGCTCATGCCATACGGTATCCATCACTATCTGCGCATCCGGGTTCTGGAACACCATCCCGATCTCTCCGGCTGCTCTTTCCGGTGACAACTCGGCCAGCAGCTGGCCTTTATACTTGAGCGTTCCACTGCCGGTCCCCACGGGTGTAAGCTCCCGCTTCAGGTGACGCAGGAGTGTTGTTTTGCCGCAGCCCGAAGGTCCGCAGAGCACTACAAATTCCCCTTCATTTACCGTGAACGAAAGCTCATGGAGCGAGTCCCTGCTTTCATCGGGGTAACGGAAGGATAACCGCTCCGCCGTGATGATCTCCATAACCATTTCTCCCTTCCTTCCAGCCCTAAGGGCGTCAGCACGAACAGGCAAAAGCTCGCGAACACTGCAGCTTCGTCCCAGCTGAATACCGCGGGCTTCATGCGTGGATAGATCTCCAGCATGGCGTATCCTTGCAGCCAGCCAAGCAGTGTAAACAGACCGCTGACCGTTAGTACAATTAAGATCCAGATATCCTGCCGGTCCAGCTTGTAGATTCCGTAATTGCTGCGTTTATGGAGGCCATAACCGCGGGCTTTCATTGAATCGGCACTTTGCAGCGCCTCCTCCAGCGACCAGGTTAAGAGCACCTTGAGCAGCGTCATACCGTCTTTCATTCTTTTACGCAACTTCCCCGAGTTAACGTTAATGCCTCTAATGCTCTGAATTAAGGTGATCTGGCGCAGACGCCTTTGGAACAACGGTACAAACCGGATAGCCATCAGGCTCAGCAGCGCAGTTCTCGGTGCCGCTGCTGCGAACAAATACATAAATTTATCTGTCGTGACTGTGTAGTTATAAGACATAAATACGATAAAAATCGTCAACAGCACCAGCATCATCATCACTCCATAGAGCACGGCTTCAAGCGTAATCGGCTGATCCAGCAAATAAAACAGGATATTAGCGCCTCTATGCGAGAACAACGGATTCATTACGGCAACGGAACCGGCCATCAGCAGGTAAAAGGGCAGGGCTCGCAGTAAATGCCGCCCCTGCCCCTGCATAAGCAGCAGCCCCAATACTCCAATCATTTCCGTAAGCAAAAACACGGGGTGAAACAGCAGAGCAGCGAACAGCAGCAGCCCTGCATAATATAATAAAGTTACGGCTGGATGCATGGAACGGAAGCCATTGTTCATGGCCCCTTGGCTCCGATATCCTTGCCCATATCAAGCGTGTACAGCCAATCAATCGTATCTCCCGCCTTCACGGTATAGGCCCCTGCGCTTTTGCTCGGGAATTCTCCATTTACCCGGTACATCCAGCCGCTCTCCGCACCATGGTCGAATTCGTACAGATTATCAATGCCTTCGATGTAGGAAAATCCTTTGGCACCGCTAAATTCCATCTGCATTTTATTCGCGCGGGTAACTCGCTTGAGCAGATCCAGCACACTGTCGCCCTCCTCCAACTTCACTGAGGTGGCAGACATAATAATGCCAAACTCCTTATCCCCGACGATGGATAGGGTGGCGGTGCTTGCTGCTGCATTGTCCGCAGGTTTCACCGAAGCTGCGGGTTGAACTGCTGTCGCCGGCTTCGCTGTGGACGGCGGCTTGGCCGTAGCCGTTGGCTGTGCAGCAGCTATAGACGGCGCAGAGACCTGCGCAGATGGAGAGCCTCCATCTGCGTGATCTGCTTCTGGCGAAG comes from Paenibacillus sp. 19GGS1-52 and encodes:
- a CDS encoding ECF transporter S component, whose product is MARFRFPLLIALALFVVMLALTAALKDRHYILLSLVMVAAALFPLFVRLERRALESRELVLLAVLSAVAAVSRIPFAALPSVKPVSAIVILSAYVFGAEAGFIIGAVAALVSNVYFGQGPWTPWQMFAWGMVGLTAGWLRNTRWMRTRTGMLIFGFIWGFLFGWIMNIWYIISLPDAFSWGLVAAAYASSFYFDLAHALSNVFFLSLLAGGWIKVLQRFRKKYGLLQQE
- a CDS encoding ATP-binding cassette domain-containing protein, with translation MEIITAERLSFRYPDESRDSLHELSFTVNEGEFVVLCGPSGCGKTTLLRHLKRELTPVGTGSGTLKYKGQLLAELSPERAAGEIGMVFQNPDAQIVMDTVWHELAFSMENMGYPPSVMRSRLAEISGLFGLEPLLYKSVHELSGGQKQLLNLASVLLLQPKLLLLDEPTSQLDPVAAREFIGILQRLNEEMSMTIIISEHRLEEVLPLADRVLLMEDGALKAYGSPREMVRRIGKELSPSHLAYLPTAARLFLRLSPEAESAELSSLPLTVREGKQWLQKRQLLETAAGESEVAGFAANAGQSTDGAARVARSRSSAKQAEVLLNCREVTFRYEKDGPEVLKKLSLSLFRGELLTIMGGNGAGKSTLLHVISGLAKPQRGKAELAKGVSAGYLAQNPLLYFSQDTVLEELQHMAQYARMTEAESQHEIAGLTDIFQLQDLWGSHPQDISGGQQQKVALAMVLLLKPDILLLDEPTKGLDPGAKESLASLLQHLRSRGASIVIVTHDVEFAAKYASRCAMLFDGGITAEGAPESFFSANYFYTTAVNRMVRDWLPQALTIEDVN
- a CDS encoding energy-coupling factor transporter transmembrane component T yields the protein MNNGFRSMHPAVTLLYYAGLLLFAALLFHPVFLLTEMIGVLGLLLMQGQGRHLLRALPFYLLMAGSVAVMNPLFSHRGANILFYLLDQPITLEAVLYGVMMMLVLLTIFIVFMSYNYTVTTDKFMYLFAAAAPRTALLSLMAIRFVPLFQRRLRQITLIQSIRGINVNSGKLRKRMKDGMTLLKVLLTWSLEEALQSADSMKARGYGLHKRSNYGIYKLDRQDIWILIVLTVSGLFTLLGWLQGYAMLEIYPRMKPAVFSWDEAAVFASFCLFVLTPLGLEGREKWLWRSSRRSGYPSVTPMKAGTRSMSFRSR
- a CDS encoding DUF4430 domain-containing protein, with the translated sequence MSKLATRLLNIFLVVLPITLILVTGCSSGEPQASGAKTTSNVSGNLESSGAEAEASGSASVPEAGTGALQSAPPATGANASAQAAAAGEGTAQPATAAPSGKPAAASGPESAAAPAGTTPAATPSPAAGNAGSASKASPEADHADGGSPSAQVSAPSIAAAQPTATAKPPSTAKPATAVQPAASVKPADNAAASTATLSIVGDKEFGIIMSATSVKLEEGDSVLDLLKRVTRANKMQMEFSGAKGFSYIEGIDNLYEFDHGAESGWMYRVNGEFPSKSAGAYTVKAGDTIDWLYTLDMGKDIGAKGP